One region of Melitaea cinxia chromosome 29, ilMelCinx1.1, whole genome shotgun sequence genomic DNA includes:
- the LOC123667797 gene encoding cyclin-dependent kinase 4, which translates to MSSSGSSSSQSPPNMASISDVSALFQTAKKYEELNVIGTGAYGTVYKARDLHNSGQIVAMKKVKVALTEDGIPLSTLREIALLRQLEAYRHPNIVRLLDVCHGGQSLERDHQLVLFLVFEHVEQDLDSYLKRAPGPLSENRIRNMSYDILSGVDFLHSHRIVHRDLKPHNLLVTSSGRVKLADFGLAKTYDTEMKLTSVVVTLWYRPPEVLLGVPYNTAVDVWSSGCVLAQLHSRTPLLQGGCDSEQLHCIFRLIGRPPRHEWPENVSIVADSFPDYPPQDLADVLPRIHPQALDLIKGMLVFDPAKRLTALDCLEHPYFTEEPLT; encoded by the exons atgtcgTCAAGCGGTTCGAGTTCTTCCCAAAGTCCGCCCAATATGGCTTCAATAAGTGATGTTAGTGCTTTATTCCAGACAGCGAAGAAGTATGAAGAGTTAAATGTCATAGGAACAG GTGCATATGGAACGGTATACAAGGCACGGGATCTTCACAATAGCGGTCAAATAGTTGCAATGAAAAAGGTTAAAGTAGCACTGACAGAGGATGGCATACCATTATCAACTCTGAGAGAAATAGCTCTGCTTCGACAGCTTGAAGCATACAGACATCCTAATATCGTGAG ACTTCTGGACGTCTGTCATGGAGGCCAGTCCTTGGAACGAGACCACCAGCTGGTACTATTTCTGGTATTTGAACACGTAGAGCAAGACCTGGATTCCTATCTCAAGAGAGCACCTGGACCATTGTCGGAGAATAGAATTAGA AACATGTCCTACGACATCCTGTCCGGCGTGGACTTCTTACACTCGCACAGAATAGTCCACAGAGATCTAAAGCCACACAACTTGCTGGTAACCTCATCTGGGAGAGTCAAGCTCGCTGACTTTGGACTTGCCAAGACCTATGACACTGAGATGAAGCTTACTAGCGTG GTGGTAACCCTATGGTACCGACCCCCCGAAGTCCTCCTGGGCGTCCCGTACAACACGGCGGTGGACGTGTGGTCCAGTGGCTGCGTGCTCGCACAACTGCACTCGCGGACACCACTACTGCAGGGCGGGTGTGACTCCGAGCAACTGCACTGTATTTTCCG GTTGATCGGTCGGCCTCCACGCCACGAATGGCCAGAGAACGTGTCGATAGTGGCAGATAGCTTCCCCGACTACCCTCCACAGGACCTCGCTGATGTACTGCCCAGGATACACCCACAAGCCTTGGACTTGATTAAG gGTATGTTAGTCTTCGACCCCGCGAAACGCCTCACAGCGCTGGACTGCCTCGAACACCCCTACTTCACAGAAGAACCGCTGACATAA